AGATCTCGACAAGCTGCACGACGATGCTCTCGAAATACGACTCTACGTCGGCGGTTGCGAACTATCTCGGGTCATGATCGATACAGGAAGCTCAGCCGACGTCCTCTTCTATGACGCGTTCAAGAGAATGGGATTCACCAAGGCCCTCCTTAAACAAGAACGGACTCCGCTAATCGGATTTGCAGGAGAAACTACTTACTCCCTTGGGTCAATCGAACTCGCAGTAACCGCCGGAGAAGTCAGGAAAATCGTCGAATTCATCGTGATAGATCGTCCAGCCCCGTTCAACGCAATCCTCGGAAGACCCTGGCTGTATAGCCTGAAGGCAGTTTCCTCATCCTATCACCAATGCCAGAAGTTCCCAACTCCAAAAGGGATCAAAACTATTAGAGGAAGTCAAAAGAGCTCCAGAACATGCTACCTTGCAAGCTTCAAGGATATCGAGCAGCACGCCTAAAAACAAACATGCAAAGTCCCCGAACAGACGTACGCACGTACGCGACCCTACTCCTAGGGAAAACAATCGAACTACGTTATGACTTGATCCCTCGCCGAGGGTACGTAGGCAACTCATGACACGAGTTCAGTCACCCACCAACTGCAAAGCTCAAAAAGACGCACGAATGAAGCATGCTAGTACGACGACATCGACCTCGAATAGAAAGTCAAAACTACCATCTCTATCCCACATTTGTAATATAACGACATTTGACATTTTAATGAAATCTAGTTTTTTCTATGCTTCGCACTTCGAGCTCATTCGATATCTTATATCCATTCAACGCAATTCCTCGAATACTTATAATGGTTGGGTGCAGACCAAGACCTTGATCAAGTCTTCAGAAACAGCCAGCCCCGCCATCCAACGCGGCAAAAACTCGTAAACAAAATCTTTTGTTGCATCAGACACACGTCGATAAAAGTATCTAGGACAAGTCGACCCGCGGCCCCAAAAGATTGGCTCACATAAGAATAAAAACAACAACTCAAGAACTCACCGCCATCACATCGAGTTCGGACCCGAGCTCGAACTCCTTCGCTCGAAGACACAGCAACTCGTCCGAAGCCAACATGTTATTGTTCATGATCTCCTTCAGAAGATCTATAATAGCCATAACTTCCTTAAGACGAGCTTCACAATCAGCTGCAACCTTCTTCTTCTCCCACTTCTCCATCAGAGATAGCACATCCAAATAGCTGTCGGCTAAAGCTTTCTTAGCATCGTAAGTTCCGCAACAGAGATCATCGGCAAATTTATTAGCAGAAGACTCGATTTTCGCCTCCAAAAAAGAAACCTGCTCAAGGGTAGGCTTCCTCTCGTTACTCACAACTCGCAAACGAGCTTCGAGCGAAGCAGCCTGATTCTCTAGTTTTTCGGCAGCAACTAGCTGAGCAGCGTTAGCGCACTCTCAATCCTGGGCCATCTTCAAACCGAGCTTCAACTCGCGAACGACCTTCTTGATCTCGTAAAGCTCGTCAGAGCACGGGA
This genomic interval from Brassica oleracea var. oleracea cultivar TO1000 chromosome C2, BOL, whole genome shotgun sequence contains the following:
- the LOC106324050 gene encoding uncharacterized protein LOC106324050 — protein: MAKIRELLERPIAPQIRKEYSTRTLNRNQSGGTETLPTSTPKKWNFPGRGKNKKRIDFIYGGSKFYNSVNSIKAYQRRAENNVGIKEPLSGPDHEITFDENETADLDKLHDDALEIRLYVGGCELSRVMIDTGSSADVLFYDAFKRMGFTKALLKQERTPLIGFAGETTYSLGSIELAVTAGEVRKIVEFIVIDRPAPFNAILGRPWLYSLKAVSSSYHQCQKFPTPKGIKTIRGSQKSSRTCYLASFKDIEQHA